TGTAATCATATTGTCACCTCTTTATTTGGAATATCATGCAGCAAGTAAGTTATTACTTACCAGTCTTACCTTCTTTACGACGTACATATTCGTCAACATAACGAATACCTTTACCTTTGTAGGGCTCTGGTGGACGAACGGCACGAATATTCGCGGCTAATTCGCCAACTTTCTCTTTGTTGAAGCCTTCAACAATAATTTGTGTGTTGCTTGGTACGTCAATTGCAACACCTTCGCCTGCTTCAAATTCAACTGGGTGAGATAGACCGACGTTCAAGACAAGTTTGTTGCCTTGTTTTTGTGCACGGTATCCAACACCGATCAGTTCCA
This region of Suicoccus acidiformans genomic DNA includes:
- the rplF gene encoding 50S ribosomal protein L6; the encoded protein is MSRIGNKPIEIPSGVTVELNGNTVTVKGPKGELTRELSPAIAVNVEDNVITFTRPNDQKENRSIHGTTRSLVANMIEGVSTGFKKELELIGVGYRAQKQGNKLVLNVGLSHPVEFEAGEGVAIDVPSNTQIIVEGFNKEKVGELAANIRAVRPPEPYKGKGIRYVDEYVRRKEGKTGK